The following coding sequences are from one Mycolicibacterium aichiense window:
- a CDS encoding NADPH:quinone oxidoreductase family protein yields the protein MRAVVCREYGAPEDLVTDELPDPTPGPGQVVVKVHAAAVNYPDVLLIAGKYQIKVPPPFSPGSELAGEVLAVGDGVDFRPGDRVSATTFVGGFAEQALVDARGLTRVPDGVDFADAAAFGVTNRTAYYTLRTVAPVQPGDWVVVLGAGGGVGLAAVDIAVLMGAKVIAAASGAEKLEVCRRRGATEVIDYDREDLKSRLKEITGEAGTRVVLDPVGGKYSEPALRSLGRGGKFVTLGYAAGEIPRIPLNLVMLKGITVQGMEIRTFATDYPDDIARDDAELAQLFAEGKLRPYLGARFPLEQAATALRYVADRKAIGKVVIDVC from the coding sequence ATGCGCGCCGTCGTCTGCCGCGAGTACGGCGCCCCGGAGGATCTGGTCACCGACGAACTGCCGGACCCCACACCGGGTCCCGGCCAGGTGGTGGTCAAGGTGCATGCCGCCGCGGTCAACTATCCCGACGTGCTGCTGATAGCAGGCAAGTACCAGATCAAGGTGCCGCCGCCGTTCAGCCCGGGCAGTGAGCTGGCCGGTGAGGTGCTGGCCGTCGGCGATGGCGTCGACTTCCGGCCGGGCGATCGGGTGTCGGCCACCACGTTCGTCGGCGGGTTCGCCGAGCAGGCGCTGGTCGATGCGCGGGGTCTGACCCGCGTTCCGGACGGTGTCGACTTTGCCGATGCCGCCGCATTCGGGGTCACCAACCGAACGGCCTACTACACCCTGCGTACCGTCGCTCCTGTCCAGCCGGGCGACTGGGTGGTTGTCCTCGGCGCCGGTGGTGGTGTTGGCCTGGCCGCCGTCGACATCGCGGTTCTGATGGGCGCCAAAGTCATTGCGGCGGCATCGGGCGCCGAGAAGCTCGAGGTATGCCGCCGCCGCGGCGCGACGGAGGTCATCGACTATGACCGGGAGGACCTCAAGAGCCGGCTCAAGGAGATCACCGGCGAGGCCGGCACCCGCGTGGTCCTCGACCCGGTCGGTGGTAAATATTCCGAGCCCGCCCTGCGTAGTCTCGGCCGCGGCGGAAAGTTCGTGACGCTGGGCTATGCGGCCGGCGAGATCCCCCGGATTCCGTTGAACCTGGTGATGCTCAAGGGAATCACCGTGCAGGGCATGGAGATCCGGACGTTCGCCACCGACTATCCCGATGACATCGCGCGCGACGATGCCGAGCTTGCGCAGTTGTTCGCCGAGGGCAAGCTGCGGCCCTACCTCGGCGCGCGGTTCCCGCTGGAGCAGGCGGCGACCGCGCTGCGTTACGTCGCCGACCGCAAGGCGATCGGAA
- a CDS encoding TetR/AcrR family transcriptional regulator: protein MTSRAAAAVVRALDDRQREATEDVERILAAALRVLQRVSPDAPRVSDIVAEAGVSNKAFYRYFAGKDDLMLAVMERGAAMVVSYLEHQMAKESTPKGKITRWISGALAQVADPELIGMSRALVVQMSDSDKRRLGEEEILAAMRELLVEPIRQLGSSDAQRDADAVFVCTVGTMRRYVNSTDQPGRKDINHLVGFCLRGLGLPEATS, encoded by the coding sequence GTGACCAGCAGAGCCGCGGCCGCCGTGGTGCGAGCCCTCGACGACCGGCAACGCGAGGCCACCGAGGACGTGGAGCGCATCCTGGCTGCCGCGCTGCGGGTATTGCAGCGGGTCTCCCCCGACGCACCACGGGTCAGCGACATCGTCGCCGAGGCCGGCGTCTCCAACAAGGCGTTCTACCGCTACTTCGCCGGCAAGGACGATCTGATGTTGGCGGTCATGGAACGCGGTGCGGCAATGGTGGTTTCGTACCTGGAGCACCAGATGGCCAAGGAATCCACCCCGAAGGGCAAGATCACCCGATGGATCAGCGGGGCGCTGGCGCAGGTCGCCGATCCGGAGCTGATCGGAATGAGCCGCGCCCTGGTGGTGCAGATGTCCGACTCGGACAAGCGCCGCCTCGGCGAGGAGGAGATCTTGGCAGCCATGCGCGAGCTGCTGGTCGAGCCGATTCGCCAGCTCGGCAGTAGCGATGCCCAGCGTGATGCCGACGCGGTGTTCGTGTGTACCGTCGGCACGATGCGCCGCTACGTGAACTCCACCGACCAACCGGGTCGCAAGGACATCAACCACCTCGTCGGGTTCTGCCTGCGAGGCCTCGGCCTGCCGGAAGCGACGAGCTGA
- a CDS encoding acyl-CoA dehydrogenase family protein produces the protein MAWDFSTEPEFEEKLEWIRNFVRDEIEPLEVIFPSCEFLPLDDERRRIVDPLKQKVRDQGLWAPHLGPELGGQGFGAVKLTLINEILGRATWSSIIFGTQAPDTGNAEILARFGTEEQKQRYLTGLLSGEIFSTFSMTEPQGGSDPRVFTTRAVRDGTEWIINGRKYWSSNASVASFFIVVAITDPDVPVHTGASTFLVPADTPGVHIEATHHLVGSHSHDPGHSLVHYDNVRVPASAMLGEEGHGFGVAQSRLAGGRLHHAMRSIGVAQRAIDAMARRAKSRFTQGSLLADKQLIQEMVADSFVELTQFRLMVLHAAWLVDTAGERAAREEIAACKIATASVLKSIGLRAIQVHGGLGLTDQMPLTSVLMGGITLGLADGPTEAHKVNLARQILKGYEAEDPVWPSEFLPNRIERARQKYGHLVDRIPALPVSP, from the coding sequence ATGGCGTGGGACTTTTCCACCGAGCCGGAATTCGAGGAGAAGCTCGAGTGGATCCGGAATTTCGTGCGCGACGAGATCGAACCGCTCGAAGTGATCTTCCCGAGTTGCGAGTTCCTGCCGCTCGACGACGAGCGCCGCAGGATCGTCGACCCGCTCAAGCAGAAGGTCCGCGACCAGGGTCTGTGGGCACCGCACCTCGGGCCTGAGCTGGGCGGCCAGGGCTTCGGGGCCGTCAAGCTCACGCTGATCAACGAAATCCTGGGCCGCGCCACGTGGTCGTCGATCATCTTCGGCACCCAGGCACCCGATACCGGTAACGCCGAGATCCTCGCCCGCTTCGGCACCGAGGAACAGAAGCAGCGGTACCTGACCGGGTTGCTGTCCGGGGAGATCTTCTCGACATTCTCGATGACCGAACCGCAGGGCGGGTCTGATCCGCGGGTGTTCACCACCCGCGCGGTGCGCGACGGTACCGAGTGGATTATCAACGGCCGCAAGTATTGGTCGTCGAACGCCTCGGTGGCGTCGTTCTTCATCGTGGTCGCAATCACCGATCCGGACGTGCCGGTCCACACCGGTGCTTCCACATTCCTGGTTCCCGCCGACACCCCCGGCGTCCACATCGAGGCGACGCACCACCTGGTCGGCTCGCACTCCCATGACCCTGGGCACTCACTGGTGCACTACGACAACGTCCGGGTCCCCGCGTCGGCGATGCTCGGCGAGGAGGGCCACGGCTTCGGCGTCGCCCAGTCCCGGCTGGCCGGCGGGCGCCTGCACCATGCGATGCGCTCGATCGGGGTGGCCCAGCGAGCGATCGACGCGATGGCCCGCCGGGCGAAAAGCCGCTTCACACAGGGAAGTCTGCTGGCTGACAAGCAGTTGATCCAGGAGATGGTCGCCGACTCGTTCGTCGAGCTGACCCAGTTCCGGCTGATGGTGTTGCACGCCGCATGGCTGGTCGACACCGCCGGTGAGCGGGCCGCACGGGAGGAGATCGCGGCCTGCAAGATCGCAACCGCCAGTGTGCTGAAGTCCATCGGCCTGCGTGCCATCCAGGTGCACGGCGGCCTGGGGCTGACCGACCAGATGCCGTTGACCAGTGTGCTCATGGGCGGCATCACGCTGGGGCTGGCCGACGGCCCCACCGAGGCGCACAAGGTCAACCTGGCCCGCCAAATTCTCAAGGGTTACGAGGCGGAGGATCCGGTCTGGCCCAGTGAGTTCCTGCCCAACCGGATCGAGCGGGCCCGGCAGAAGTACGGCCATTTGGTCGATCGCATTCCCGCGCTTCCTGTTTCGCCGTGA
- a CDS encoding SDR family NAD(P)-dependent oxidoreductase: MGYADALFDLTGRVVLVTGGSRGLGREMAMAAARCGADVVIASRKFDTCVATAKEIEAETGCTAMPYGVHVGRWDELDGLVTAVYDRFGKLDVLVNNAGMSPTYDKLSDVSEKLFDAVMNLNLKGPFRLSALVGERMVDDGGGVIINVSTHGSLRPHPSFIPYAASKAGLNAMTEGLAAAFGPTVRVNTLMPGPFLTDISKAWGLGLGPTDGPSGPENPFRAHALQRAGEPPEIIGAALFLMSDASSFTTGSILRVDGGIP; encoded by the coding sequence ATGGGCTACGCAGACGCTCTTTTCGATCTGACCGGGCGCGTAGTGCTGGTCACCGGCGGTAGCCGCGGCCTTGGCCGCGAGATGGCGATGGCGGCTGCGCGCTGCGGCGCGGACGTGGTGATAGCCAGCCGCAAGTTCGACACCTGTGTGGCGACCGCCAAGGAGATCGAGGCCGAAACAGGCTGTACCGCAATGCCCTACGGCGTGCACGTCGGGCGATGGGATGAGCTCGACGGGTTGGTCACCGCGGTCTACGACCGGTTCGGCAAGCTTGATGTGCTGGTGAACAACGCCGGTATGTCGCCGACCTACGACAAGCTCTCCGATGTCAGCGAGAAACTGTTCGACGCGGTGATGAACCTGAATCTGAAAGGGCCGTTCCGCCTTTCGGCACTGGTGGGTGAACGCATGGTCGACGACGGCGGCGGTGTGATCATCAACGTCAGCACCCACGGCTCGCTGCGGCCGCATCCGTCGTTCATCCCGTACGCGGCATCCAAGGCCGGACTGAACGCGATGACCGAAGGTCTCGCGGCGGCGTTCGGGCCGACGGTGCGGGTCAACACGCTGATGCCAGGACCGTTCCTCACCGATATCAGCAAGGCGTGGGGCCTAGGGCTCGGCCCGACAGACGGACCCAGCGGTCCCGAAAATCCGTTCAGGGCGCACGCCCTGCAGCGGGCCGGCGAGCCGCCCGAAATCATCGGCGCCGCACTGTTCTTGATGTCGGATGCCTCCAGCTTCACCACCGGCTCGATCCTTCGGGTCGACGGCGGAATCCCGTAA
- a CDS encoding phosphotransferase family protein: MTRTHNPAELDTATLGRWLDTQDAPGHGEEPVAEVLKGGSQNMLYRINRGGEGMVLRMPGPRADERRLGELLREIRLERALKGTDVPHAELVAADESGEVLGKPFYLMKEVDGWSPMESGWEAPFDADLDARRDLAFQLIEGAAKLGRVDWKAQGLAGFGKPDGFHDRQVDRWLAFLAAFQVRELPGLDAASQWLRDNRPAHYTPGIMHGDYQFANVMYAHGTPGRLAAIVDWEMTTIGDPLLDVAWALLGYDGEDPKDTGFYLPMDGMPTRSELLAHYEKVSGLSTENIHYYLVLANWKLGIVLEKTYAAAVNGGTADPKVVEAFGAMVPDLIATAARLAQSGEEA; this comes from the coding sequence ATGACGAGAACGCACAACCCCGCGGAGCTCGACACCGCGACGCTCGGCCGATGGCTCGACACCCAGGACGCTCCCGGTCACGGCGAGGAGCCCGTCGCCGAGGTCCTCAAGGGCGGCTCGCAGAACATGCTGTACCGGATCAACCGGGGTGGTGAGGGCATGGTGTTGCGGATGCCCGGACCACGCGCCGACGAGCGCCGCCTCGGTGAGCTGCTTCGCGAAATCCGTCTGGAACGGGCGTTGAAGGGCACCGATGTGCCGCACGCCGAGCTGGTGGCCGCCGACGAGAGTGGGGAGGTGCTCGGCAAGCCGTTCTATCTCATGAAGGAAGTCGACGGCTGGAGCCCGATGGAGAGCGGCTGGGAGGCGCCGTTCGACGCCGACCTCGACGCCCGCCGCGACCTGGCATTCCAGCTGATCGAGGGTGCGGCGAAGCTCGGCCGGGTGGATTGGAAAGCCCAAGGCCTGGCGGGCTTCGGCAAACCCGACGGGTTCCACGACCGACAGGTGGATCGCTGGCTGGCGTTCCTCGCCGCGTTCCAGGTGCGCGAACTGCCCGGGCTGGATGCGGCATCGCAGTGGTTGCGCGACAACCGGCCGGCGCACTACACCCCCGGGATCATGCACGGGGACTACCAGTTCGCGAACGTCATGTACGCACACGGGACACCCGGGCGGCTGGCCGCGATCGTGGACTGGGAGATGACCACGATCGGCGACCCGCTGCTGGACGTGGCATGGGCGCTGCTCGGCTACGACGGCGAGGATCCCAAGGACACCGGCTTCTACCTTCCGATGGACGGTATGCCCACCCGCAGTGAGCTGTTGGCGCACTATGAGAAGGTCAGCGGGTTGTCTACCGAGAACATCCACTACTACCTGGTGCTGGCCAACTGGAAGCTGGGCATCGTGCTGGAGAAGACCTACGCCGCCGCCGTCAACGGTGGCACGGCAGATCCGAAAGTGGTCGAGGCCTTCGGCGCGATGGTGCCCGATCTGATCGCCACCGCGGCCCGGTTGGCGCAATCCGGTGAGGAGGCCTGA
- a CDS encoding CaiB/BaiF CoA transferase family protein → MAGPLEGIKVVELGVWVAGPAAGGILADWGADVVKIEPPTGDPGRMFGRMLGLDDGSNPPFEMDNRSKRSIVLDLTTDGGLATARQLLAAADVFLTNVRPDALERLDLDYPSVAALNPGLIYGLITGYGETGPEANRPAYDVAAFWARSGVADLLTRPGDSPPFQRGGMGDHMTGMTLAAAINAALVARARTGEGQLVTTSLYRQGAYTVSFDLNTFLLTGNPIAIGQRETMFNPCMNNYLAADGRRLWIVGLEADRHWPSLCRAVGRPEWLTDNRFATARDRAIHSRELIATLDEIFATKTLAEWASAFDAEPDLFWSPVNSMEDVLADEQFHAAGGLVDVPDGGPMIATPADFHGTPWAPRSAAPKLGEHTDEVLAELAERAGYR, encoded by the coding sequence ATGGCCGGACCGCTGGAAGGCATCAAGGTTGTCGAGCTCGGGGTGTGGGTCGCCGGGCCGGCCGCCGGAGGGATCCTGGCCGACTGGGGTGCCGACGTCGTCAAGATCGAACCGCCGACCGGTGACCCGGGCCGGATGTTCGGCCGGATGCTCGGCCTCGACGACGGCAGCAACCCGCCGTTCGAGATGGACAACCGGTCCAAGCGCAGCATCGTGCTCGATCTGACCACCGACGGTGGACTGGCGACCGCGCGCCAATTGCTCGCGGCGGCAGACGTTTTCCTCACCAACGTCCGGCCCGACGCGCTCGAGCGGCTCGATCTGGACTATCCGTCGGTGGCCGCCCTCAACCCGGGTCTGATCTATGGTCTGATCACCGGGTACGGCGAGACCGGGCCCGAGGCCAACCGCCCGGCCTACGACGTCGCCGCGTTCTGGGCCCGCTCCGGGGTCGCCGATCTGCTCACCCGTCCCGGCGACAGCCCACCGTTCCAGCGGGGCGGCATGGGCGATCACATGACCGGTATGACGCTGGCCGCGGCGATCAACGCCGCACTGGTCGCCCGCGCCCGCACCGGCGAAGGGCAACTGGTGACGACCTCGCTCTACCGCCAGGGCGCCTACACCGTCAGCTTCGACCTCAACACCTTCCTGCTGACCGGAAATCCGATCGCGATCGGTCAGCGCGAGACGATGTTCAACCCATGCATGAACAACTACCTTGCGGCCGACGGGCGGCGACTCTGGATCGTCGGACTTGAGGCAGATCGGCACTGGCCGTCGCTGTGCCGTGCGGTCGGGCGCCCGGAGTGGTTGACCGACAACCGGTTTGCCACCGCCCGGGACCGCGCGATCCATTCCCGTGAGCTGATCGCGACGCTTGACGAGATCTTCGCGACGAAGACGCTCGCCGAATGGGCTTCAGCGTTCGACGCCGAGCCCGACCTGTTCTGGTCGCCGGTGAACTCGATGGAGGACGTCCTCGCCGACGAGCAGTTCCACGCCGCGGGCGGCCTGGTCGACGTGCCCGACGGCGGCCCGATGATCGCCACACCGGCCGACTTCCACGGCACCCCGTGGGCGCCGCGCTCAGCCGCCCCGAAGCTCGGCGAGCACACCGACGAGGTCCTCGCCGAGCTCGCCGAACGTGCGGGATATCGTTGA
- a CDS encoding histidine phosphatase family protein, whose amino-acid sequence MQLLLVRHALPHRTEAGEGSDPELSDEGWDQARRLPEALDRFPLARLISSPQRRALQTAEPVAKATGLTVDIDDRLAEYDRGLSHYVPIEQVRKERPEEWARMADGRLPSTVDEDEFRGRVSAALSDIVAAADHDETVAVFSHGGVINVILHELLGTKRLLSFPIDYVSITRLLYARSGFGTVAAVNTTEHVWDLLPRNQRY is encoded by the coding sequence ATGCAGCTGCTGCTCGTCAGGCATGCCCTGCCACACCGCACCGAGGCCGGTGAAGGCAGCGACCCGGAACTGTCCGATGAGGGCTGGGACCAGGCTCGAAGGCTGCCCGAGGCACTGGACCGATTCCCGCTCGCCCGGCTGATCAGCAGCCCCCAGCGGCGCGCGCTGCAAACCGCCGAGCCGGTCGCGAAGGCCACCGGGCTGACCGTCGACATCGACGACCGGCTTGCCGAGTACGACCGCGGGCTGTCCCACTACGTCCCGATCGAACAGGTGCGCAAAGAGCGCCCCGAGGAGTGGGCGCGGATGGCCGACGGCCGGCTGCCCAGCACGGTCGACGAAGACGAGTTCCGCGGCCGGGTGAGTGCCGCGCTGAGCGATATCGTCGCTGCCGCCGACCACGACGAGACGGTGGCCGTATTCAGCCACGGCGGAGTGATCAACGTGATCCTGCATGAACTGCTCGGCACCAAACGGCTGCTGTCGTTCCCCATCGATTACGTGTCGATCACCCGCCTGCTCTACGCCCGCAGCGGGTTCGGCACGGTGGCGGCGGTCAACACCACCGAACATGTTTGGGATCTCTTGCCGCGCAACCAGCGCTATTAG
- a CDS encoding phosphotransferase family protein: MTSLDGLDLAALDRHLRSAGIARSGELQAEFISGGRSNLTFLIFDDASRWVLRRPPLHGLTPSAHDMAREYRVVAALAGSPVPVAPAVTMRDDDSVGGAPFQMVEYVAGQVVRTRAELDALGDAGVVSDCVDSLIRVLADLHEIDPDSVGLGDFGKPVGYLERQVRRWGSQWQHVRLPDDPRDTDVERLHSKLAAAVPSESRSSIVHGDYRIDNTIIDPDDPTVVRAVLDWEMSTLGDPLADVAVMCVQRDPMLDLLSQEHKSWTAPQMPSADDLAQRYSVISGNPLAHWDFQMALGYFKLAIIVAGIDFRRRMAADAADSDDQAGEAVAVLISRGLEAFG, encoded by the coding sequence GTGACTTCTCTGGACGGGCTCGATCTGGCGGCACTGGACAGGCATCTGCGATCGGCGGGCATTGCGCGTAGCGGTGAACTGCAGGCGGAGTTCATCTCCGGTGGCCGGTCGAACCTGACCTTCCTGATTTTCGACGACGCCTCCAGATGGGTGCTGCGCCGCCCGCCGCTACACGGGCTCACCCCGTCGGCGCACGATATGGCCCGCGAGTATCGAGTGGTCGCCGCGCTGGCCGGCAGTCCGGTGCCGGTCGCGCCCGCGGTCACCATGCGCGACGACGACTCTGTCGGAGGCGCGCCGTTCCAGATGGTGGAATACGTGGCGGGCCAAGTGGTCCGCACCCGCGCCGAACTCGATGCGCTCGGCGATGCGGGCGTGGTCAGCGATTGCGTCGACAGCCTCATCCGGGTGCTTGCCGACCTCCATGAGATCGACCCTGACAGCGTGGGCCTCGGTGACTTCGGTAAGCCCGTCGGATATCTGGAGCGTCAGGTGCGCCGGTGGGGTTCACAGTGGCAGCATGTTCGGCTGCCCGACGATCCGCGTGACACCGACGTCGAACGACTGCATTCCAAGTTGGCCGCCGCGGTGCCGTCGGAAAGTCGTAGCTCGATCGTGCACGGGGATTACCGCATCGACAACACCATCATCGACCCCGATGACCCGACAGTTGTTCGGGCGGTGCTGGATTGGGAGATGTCCACTCTCGGCGACCCGCTGGCGGACGTCGCGGTGATGTGTGTGCAGCGAGATCCGATGTTGGACCTGCTCAGCCAGGAGCACAAGTCGTGGACGGCACCCCAGATGCCGTCGGCCGACGATCTGGCTCAGCGCTATTCGGTGATATCTGGAAACCCGTTGGCGCACTGGGATTTCCAGATGGCACTCGGCTATTTCAAGCTGGCGATCATCGTGGCCGGTATCGACTTCCGGCGCCGGATGGCCGCGGATGCCGCCGACAGCGACGACCAGGCGGGAGAGGCTGTCGCCGTGCTGATCAGCCGTGGCCTGGAGGCGTTCGGCTAG
- a CDS encoding LapA family protein: MGPNYESTPNPSVPPASEPPAPGTAKAVNEVKFTRAAALWSSLIFGLLILTVLLIFIAQNTGSTSFAFLGWHWSLPLGVAILMAAVAGALVTVLAGAARIFQLRRAAKKNLRAARTT, from the coding sequence ATGGGCCCGAATTACGAGTCGACGCCGAATCCGTCGGTGCCGCCGGCCTCGGAGCCTCCCGCGCCCGGCACTGCCAAGGCAGTCAACGAGGTCAAGTTCACCCGCGCCGCGGCACTGTGGTCATCGTTGATCTTCGGATTGTTGATCCTGACGGTCCTGCTGATCTTCATCGCCCAGAACACCGGATCGACGTCGTTCGCGTTCCTGGGCTGGCACTGGTCCCTGCCATTGGGCGTCGCGATCCTGATGGCCGCGGTGGCCGGCGCCCTGGTGACCGTACTGGCCGGGGCGGCCCGTATCTTCCAGCTCCGCCGCGCCGCCAAGAAGAACCTGCGTGCAGCCCGCACGACCTAG
- a CDS encoding ABC transporter substrate-binding protein, with product MDASRGGKRLWFAAILFALVLPVVVSCGSANPLGGGSTSGDLKNLVVGSADFPESKIIAEIYAQALEANGFTVGRQFGIGSRETYIPAVRDHSIDLVPEYTGNLLQYFDSKTTVTTPDQVELALFRVLPGDLSILTPSPANDTDTVAVSEATAQKWNLKTIGDLAAHSAEVKFGGPSEFQSRTEGLPGLKAKYGLDIKPDNFVSISDGGGPATVRALVDGTVTAADIFSTSPAIPQNKLVVLEDPKNNFLAANVVPLVSSQKKSDELKTVLDAVSAKLSTEGLIELNTAVSGNSGVDPDEAARKWIRDNGFDKPIGK from the coding sequence ATGGATGCGTCGCGGGGCGGCAAGCGACTGTGGTTTGCGGCGATCTTGTTCGCGCTCGTGCTGCCGGTGGTGGTTTCGTGTGGCAGCGCTAATCCCCTTGGCGGTGGATCGACATCGGGTGATCTGAAGAATCTGGTCGTCGGATCCGCGGACTTCCCGGAGTCGAAGATCATCGCCGAGATCTACGCCCAGGCCCTGGAGGCAAACGGTTTCACCGTGGGCCGGCAGTTCGGCATCGGCAGCCGCGAGACTTACATTCCCGCGGTGCGTGACCACTCCATCGACCTGGTGCCCGAGTACACCGGAAACCTCTTGCAGTACTTCGATTCCAAGACCACGGTGACGACGCCAGATCAGGTCGAGTTGGCGTTGTTCCGGGTGCTGCCCGGCGATCTGTCGATCCTGACTCCCTCGCCGGCCAACGACACCGACACCGTCGCCGTGTCCGAAGCCACCGCGCAGAAATGGAATCTGAAGACCATCGGCGACCTGGCCGCACATTCCGCGGAGGTCAAGTTCGGTGGGCCATCAGAATTCCAGAGTCGCACGGAGGGTCTGCCGGGTCTGAAGGCCAAGTACGGGCTGGACATCAAACCGGACAACTTCGTCTCGATCAGTGACGGCGGCGGCCCTGCGACGGTGCGTGCGCTGGTGGACGGCACCGTCACCGCTGCCGACATCTTCAGTACCTCACCGGCCATTCCTCAGAACAAGCTGGTCGTGCTGGAAGATCCGAAGAACAACTTTCTGGCGGCCAATGTCGTGCCGCTGGTCAGTTCGCAGAAGAAGTCCGATGAACTCAAGACCGTGCTGGATGCGGTCTCGGCCAAGCTGAGCACCGAGGGACTGATCGAACTCAACACCGCCGTGTCCGGCAACTCCGGCGTCGACCCCGACGAGGCGGCGCGAAAGTGGATACGTGACAACGGTTTCGACAAGCCGATCGGGAAATAG
- a CDS encoding ABC transporter ATP-binding protein, which produces MITFAGVTKTYPDGTVAVDDLSMEVPTGTLTVFVGPSGCGKTTSMRMINRMIEPSSGTITLDGRDIADVDPVKLRLGIGYVIQSGGLMPHQRVIDNVATVPVLKGESRRTARKAAYAVLERVGLDPKLGDRYPAQLSGGQQQRVGVARALAADPPVLLMDEPFSAVDPVVRDELQAEILRLQGELKKTIVFVTHDIDEAIKLGDRVAVFGPGGTLQQYDAPARLLSNPANEFVSGFIGTDRGYRGLQFRQASGLPLHDIQTVTEAEIDALTLAPGDWRLVTRDDGRPYAWLDADGVQLHRGGSSLYDSTIAGGSLFTPGGTLRLALDAALSSPAGLGVAVDDDGQVIGGVKAEDVVDALEKQRAT; this is translated from the coding sequence ATGATCACCTTCGCAGGCGTCACGAAGACCTACCCGGACGGCACCGTCGCCGTCGATGACCTGAGCATGGAGGTGCCGACCGGCACGCTGACGGTGTTCGTCGGGCCGTCCGGCTGCGGTAAGACGACCTCGATGCGGATGATCAATCGGATGATCGAGCCCAGTTCCGGGACGATCACCCTCGACGGCCGCGACATCGCCGATGTCGACCCGGTCAAGCTGCGGCTCGGGATCGGCTATGTCATTCAGAGCGGCGGTTTGATGCCGCACCAGCGGGTTATCGACAACGTCGCCACCGTGCCGGTGCTCAAAGGCGAGTCCCGGCGGACCGCCCGCAAGGCCGCCTACGCGGTGCTGGAGCGGGTGGGCCTCGACCCCAAGCTCGGTGATCGCTATCCCGCGCAGCTGTCCGGCGGTCAACAACAGCGCGTCGGGGTGGCTCGCGCGCTGGCCGCCGATCCGCCGGTGCTGCTGATGGATGAGCCGTTCTCGGCGGTCGACCCGGTGGTGCGTGATGAGCTGCAGGCCGAAATTCTGCGCCTGCAAGGCGAATTGAAGAAGACCATCGTCTTCGTCACTCATGACATCGACGAGGCGATCAAACTGGGCGACCGGGTCGCGGTGTTCGGTCCGGGCGGCACCTTGCAGCAATACGACGCCCCCGCCCGGCTGTTGTCGAATCCCGCAAACGAGTTCGTCTCCGGGTTCATCGGTACCGACCGCGGCTACCGCGGCCTGCAGTTCCGCCAGGCATCCGGATTGCCGCTGCATGACATCCAGACGGTCACCGAGGCCGAGATCGATGCGCTGACCCTCGCGCCAGGGGACTGGCGACTGGTCACCAGGGACGACGGCCGGCCCTATGCCTGGCTGGACGCCGACGGCGTGCAACTGCATCGGGGTGGAAGTTCGTTGTACGACAGCACAATTGCGGGTGGATCGCTGTTCACCCCCGGGGGGACGCTGCGCCTGGCTCTCGATGCAGCGCTGTCCTCCCCGGCCGGCCTGGGAGTAGCCGTCGACGACGACGGTCAGGTGATCGGCGGGGTCAAGGCCGAGGATGTGGTCGACGCGCTGGAAAAGCAGCGAGCGACATGA
- a CDS encoding ABC transporter permease, whose translation MNYLLTHLDKAWALTVIHLRLSLVPVVLGLVIAVPLGAYVWRTTALRRLTTVTASIIFTIPSLALFVVLPLIIPTRILDEANVIVALTLYTTALLVRAVPEALDAVPAQVRDAATAVGYTRVSRMLKVELPLSIPVLIAGLRVVAVTNISMVSVGSVIGIGGLGTWFTEGYQADKSDQIVAGIIAIFLLAIVIDVLILLAGRLITPWARVKAGS comes from the coding sequence ATGAACTATCTGCTCACCCATCTCGACAAGGCATGGGCGCTGACCGTGATCCACCTGCGGCTGTCCCTGGTTCCTGTGGTGCTGGGTCTGGTGATCGCGGTGCCGCTTGGCGCCTACGTGTGGCGAACGACCGCGCTGCGCCGGCTGACCACAGTGACGGCGAGCATCATCTTCACGATTCCGTCGCTGGCGTTGTTCGTGGTGCTGCCCCTGATCATCCCGACCCGGATCCTCGACGAGGCCAATGTCATCGTCGCGTTGACCCTCTACACCACCGCGTTGCTTGTGCGGGCGGTGCCCGAAGCGCTGGATGCGGTACCGGCCCAGGTGCGTGACGCCGCCACCGCGGTCGGCTACACCCGGGTCTCGCGGATGCTCAAAGTTGAACTGCCGCTGTCAATTCCAGTCCTTATCGCCGGTCTGCGGGTGGTGGCGGTGACGAACATCTCGATGGTGTCGGTGGGTTCGGTCATCGGCATCGGCGGGCTGGGAACCTGGTTCACCGAGGGCTATCAAGCCGACAAGAGTGACCAGATCGTCGCCGGCATCATCGCGATCTTCCTGCTCGCGATCGTCATCGACGTGCTGATCCTGCTGGCCGGCCGGTTGATCACCCCGTGGGCCCGGGTGAAGGCGGGCTCATGA